From a single Cytophagales bacterium WSM2-2 genomic region:
- a CDS encoding gamma-glutamyltranspeptidase, with amino-acid sequence MKKTILTAISLLIAFSGFSQSFNARPGGTQKPPLHGKNWMAITGKPLAATAGAMTFQKGGNAVDAACAMLAATCTVWDVLSWGGETQALIYNPKTQKVIAINALGVAPTGATPEFFKSKGYNFPPNYGPLAATTPGTVGGLTTMLAEYGTMSLKDVLAPAMQLAEGYPIEAQTANSIERNKEMIKKWPYSKSVMLPHLGEKREAPDAGEIFKQADLLETLKKLVEAEQQALKNGKNRKEAIYAAYDRFYKGDIAKEIVRGCREQGGLFTEADLANWKVKIEEPLSTNYKGIEVYKLQQWTQGPMMLQALNMLENIDVKGMGFNSAKYIHTLYQVMNLTFADRDFYYGDPAFATDQPMKGLLSKEYAKDRVKAINWERNDAKAGPGDPYQFEGKVNPYQDVLKQWNQALNLNVPTPLDENYLSKVWAGTTSVEAADKDGWVVSITPSGGWIPAVIAGRTGVGLSQRMQSFVCDPKLNPFNVVAPGKRPRVTLTPTMALKDGKPFLSFAVQGGDTQDQNLLQFFLNMVEFGMTVQEATEAPNINTYQFYLSLGEGEDGQDRKPKAGNLLLNSNTPPYVQKELLKMGYRLSLDERTSGPINAIWFDTKHGSFWGGSSNHGEDYGIGW; translated from the coding sequence ATGAAAAAGACAATCCTAACCGCCATTTCGCTACTGATTGCATTCAGTGGTTTTTCTCAATCTTTTAATGCCCGTCCGGGCGGGACACAAAAGCCCCCGTTGCATGGCAAAAATTGGATGGCTATTACTGGGAAACCGTTGGCCGCAACTGCGGGTGCAATGACCTTTCAAAAAGGTGGAAATGCAGTTGATGCCGCTTGTGCTATGCTGGCAGCCACATGTACAGTATGGGATGTGTTAAGCTGGGGCGGTGAAACTCAGGCATTGATCTACAATCCCAAAACACAAAAGGTGATCGCGATCAATGCACTTGGTGTGGCTCCCACAGGAGCTACTCCTGAATTTTTCAAAAGCAAAGGCTACAATTTTCCTCCCAACTACGGCCCTCTCGCAGCAACCACTCCCGGCACTGTTGGCGGGTTGACGACTATGCTAGCGGAGTATGGCACGATGAGTTTGAAAGATGTACTTGCTCCTGCTATGCAATTGGCGGAAGGCTACCCGATTGAAGCACAAACAGCTAATTCTATCGAGAGAAACAAAGAGATGATTAAGAAGTGGCCATACTCCAAATCAGTGATGCTCCCTCACCTCGGTGAGAAACGCGAAGCTCCGGACGCGGGAGAGATTTTTAAACAAGCTGACCTGCTTGAAACACTAAAAAAATTGGTGGAGGCAGAACAACAAGCTTTGAAAAATGGCAAGAACCGTAAGGAAGCGATCTATGCTGCCTACGATCGATTTTATAAAGGTGACATTGCCAAAGAAATTGTAAGAGGATGTCGTGAGCAGGGTGGGCTATTTACAGAGGCTGATCTTGCCAACTGGAAAGTAAAAATTGAAGAACCCCTTTCAACAAACTATAAAGGAATTGAGGTCTATAAACTTCAGCAGTGGACTCAGGGGCCGATGATGTTGCAGGCACTTAATATGCTCGAGAACATTGACGTGAAGGGTATGGGATTCAATTCAGCGAAATACATTCACACTTTATACCAGGTGATGAACCTGACATTTGCAGATCGTGATTTCTACTATGGCGATCCTGCATTTGCTACTGACCAGCCGATGAAAGGTTTGCTATCGAAGGAGTATGCAAAAGACCGTGTGAAAGCAATCAACTGGGAGCGCAATGATGCTAAGGCTGGACCCGGAGATCCTTATCAATTCGAAGGTAAAGTAAATCCTTACCAGGATGTTTTAAAACAATGGAACCAGGCGCTGAACTTGAACGTGCCTACTCCGTTGGATGAAAACTATCTAAGCAAAGTGTGGGCCGGCACTACTTCAGTTGAGGCTGCCGATAAAGACGGTTGGGTTGTTTCTATCACTCCAAGCGGAGGCTGGATTCCAGCTGTGATCGCTGGTCGCACAGGCGTGGGACTGAGCCAGCGCATGCAGAGTTTTGTGTGTGACCCGAAATTGAATCCCTTCAATGTAGTTGCTCCGGGCAAACGTCCCAGGGTTACTTTGACTCCAACGATGGCACTCAAAGATGGCAAACCGTTCTTGTCTTTTGCAGTGCAGGGTGGCGACACCCAGGATCAAAACTTACTTCAATTCTTTTTGAATATGGTTGAATTTGGAATGACTGTACAAGAAGCTACCGAAGCACCGAATATCAACACTTACCAGTTTTACCTGTCGTTAGGGGAAGGGGAGGACGGTCAGGACCGCAAGCCAAAGGCAGGGAACCTGCTACTGAATTCAAATACACCTCCGTATGTCCAGAAAGAATTATTGAAAATGGGATATCGGCTGAGCCTGGATGAACGAACATCTGGACCTATCAACGCAATCTGGTTTGATACCAAGCACGGCAGCTTCTGGGGAGGAAGCAGCAATCATGGCGAAGATTACGGGATCGGGTGGTAG